In one Yoonia rosea genomic region, the following are encoded:
- a CDS encoding SDR family oxidoreductase — MSQRVFITAGAGGIGKVIAETYVAQGAQVFVCDQDHTAIDNLTEEINGTCVDVTDEAALDAWLQDGIARFGGCDVLINNAGIAGQADPVEALDLAQWRTCLAVNLDAQMITCRAIAPVMKRQKSGVIINLSSTSGLFGAPFRAPYAAAKWAVIGFTKTIATELGPYGIRCNAICPGAVSGDRMDRVLAAEAQARGVAPQDVYQEYASGSSLRRFAEPSEIAQLCLYLSSDAAKFISGQAIAVDGNTETYHSV, encoded by the coding sequence ATGTCGCAACGTGTTTTCATCACCGCTGGCGCGGGCGGCATCGGCAAGGTGATCGCCGAGACCTATGTCGCACAAGGTGCGCAGGTATTTGTGTGCGATCAGGACCACACAGCGATTGATAACCTCACAGAGGAGATCAACGGGACGTGCGTTGACGTGACCGATGAAGCAGCATTGGACGCTTGGCTGCAAGACGGGATTGCCAGATTTGGCGGTTGCGATGTCCTGATCAACAATGCGGGTATTGCAGGACAAGCTGACCCTGTTGAGGCACTTGATCTTGCACAGTGGCGGACATGCCTTGCCGTGAACCTCGATGCGCAGATGATCACCTGCCGCGCGATCGCTCCTGTGATGAAACGCCAGAAATCTGGCGTGATTATCAATCTGTCCTCAACCTCCGGCCTCTTTGGTGCGCCGTTTCGTGCGCCATATGCTGCGGCAAAATGGGCGGTGATCGGCTTTACCAAAACCATTGCAACTGAATTGGGACCATACGGAATCCGCTGCAATGCGATCTGTCCGGGTGCGGTCAGTGGTGATCGGATGGACAGGGTACTTGCCGCCGAAGCGCAGGCGCGTGGCGTGGCTCCGCAAGATGTCTATCAGGAATATGCATCCGGCAGTTCCCTGCGCCGGTTTGCTGAACCATCAGAAATCGCGCAGCTTTGTCTTTACCTTTCCTCTGATGCAGCGAAATTTATATCAGGTCAGGCAATCGCGGTTGATGGCAACACCGAGACTTACCATTCAGTCTAG
- a CDS encoding DNA recombination protein RmuC — MIQIGENIYDLSDPMVLGVILGGAILLLVLILLIMTVRRAGKSTEAVQFVASQVGRLSQDVHSLGQGQQQLAGNISIVSEAQANAQVHVVQTMEARLAEVQAQMAERLAENAMKSARALTEMQERMKDTLTGSSEKTTKSLTELQERLATIDKAQTNIEKLSGDVLSLQDILSNKQTRGAFGEIQLQDIVSKALPSESYTWQATLSNGSRPDCLIHLPNPPGPIVVDAKFPLEAYEALMAAETKPERERALTTFGQAIRTHIKKISESYLIEGETADGALMFLPSEAVYAELHSRLPHVVREGFTARVWIVSPTTCMATLNTMRAILKDARMREQTGAIRKELALLGGDVDRLVTRVGNLDRHFGQAAKDIEDIKISAEKAGKRAHRLDQFDFEELAPEDSAKVVPIMPPKV, encoded by the coding sequence ATGATCCAGATTGGCGAGAATATCTACGACCTCAGCGATCCCATGGTGCTTGGCGTGATCCTTGGAGGGGCAATTTTGCTCCTCGTACTAATCCTTTTGATCATGACGGTGCGCCGTGCAGGAAAATCCACAGAGGCCGTCCAGTTTGTCGCGTCACAGGTCGGGCGCTTGTCGCAGGATGTCCATTCGTTGGGGCAGGGTCAGCAACAGCTTGCAGGCAACATCAGCATCGTCAGCGAGGCGCAGGCCAATGCGCAGGTGCATGTGGTGCAGACGATGGAGGCACGTCTGGCCGAAGTGCAGGCCCAGATGGCCGAACGGCTGGCTGAAAACGCGATGAAATCGGCGCGCGCCTTGACCGAAATGCAGGAGCGCATGAAGGACACGCTGACCGGATCGTCCGAAAAGACCACCAAAAGCCTGACAGAGTTGCAAGAACGGCTGGCCACAATCGACAAGGCGCAGACCAATATTGAAAAGCTGTCGGGCGACGTGCTGTCCCTGCAGGATATTCTGTCAAACAAGCAAACACGCGGCGCGTTCGGCGAAATCCAGCTGCAGGATATCGTGTCCAAGGCCCTGCCATCGGAGAGCTACACTTGGCAGGCGACCCTTTCAAACGGCAGCAGACCCGATTGCCTCATCCACTTGCCCAATCCGCCCGGCCCTATTGTTGTTGACGCGAAATTTCCGCTTGAGGCCTACGAAGCTTTGATGGCGGCAGAGACAAAGCCGGAACGCGAACGCGCGCTGACCACCTTTGGACAGGCGATCAGAACGCACATCAAAAAGATTTCCGAAAGCTATCTGATTGAAGGCGAAACCGCCGACGGAGCGTTGATGTTCCTGCCGTCCGAGGCCGTCTATGCCGAACTCCACAGCCGCCTCCCCCATGTGGTGCGCGAAGGTTTCACCGCGCGCGTCTGGATTGTCTCGCCGACCACCTGCATGGCGACCCTGAACACGATGCGCGCCATCCTGAAAGACGCGCGGATGCGCGAACAGACGGGTGCGATCCGCAAGGAACTCGCGCTGCTGGGGGGCGATGTCGACCGTCTGGTGACGCGCGTGGGCAACCTTGACCGTCACTTTGGGCAAGCGGCAAAAGATATCGAAGATATCAAGATATCAGCCGAAAAGGCGGGCAAACGTGCGCATCGTCTGGATCAATTTGATTTTGAGGAACTGGCGCCAGAGGACTCCGCAAAGGTCGTGCCCATTATGCCACCGAAGGTCTAG
- a CDS encoding sigma-70 family RNA polymerase sigma factor: MAWVVQVYAVRDNQDRAAFAELFGYFAPRVKSFLMKSGASPDLAEECTQEVMATLWNKAHMFDPTKASVSTWIFTIARNRKIDILRKQRRPEPEDLPWGPEAEPDQADAIGLQQETEQLGQALATLPEEQRKLIERAYFGELTHSQIAAETGLPLGTIKSRIRLALDRLRHAMK; this comes from the coding sequence ATGGCTTGGGTCGTCCAGGTCTACGCGGTGCGTGATAACCAGGACCGTGCGGCCTTCGCCGAGCTGTTTGGCTATTTTGCACCTCGCGTGAAATCGTTCTTAATGAAATCGGGGGCCAGCCCGGATCTGGCAGAAGAATGCACACAGGAGGTCATGGCGACCCTTTGGAACAAGGCCCATATGTTTGATCCGACCAAGGCGAGTGTATCCACATGGATTTTTACAATCGCCCGAAATCGCAAGATCGACATTCTGCGCAAACAGCGCCGGCCTGAACCCGAAGATTTGCCATGGGGCCCAGAAGCGGAACCAGATCAGGCCGATGCCATCGGCCTGCAGCAAGAAACAGAACAGCTCGGGCAGGCCTTGGCCACTTTGCCTGAAGAACAAAGGAAACTGATTGAGCGCGCCTACTTTGGCGAGCTGACCCATAGTCAAATCGCCGCAGAGACGGGATTGCCACTGGGAACAATCAAATCGCGGATTAGGTTGGCGTTGGATCGGCTGCGCCACGCAATGAAATGA
- a CDS encoding M16 family metallopeptidase produces MTRLFAALLMMLSVSAAQAEEVTTYTLDNGMEVVVIEDHRAPVVVHMLWYKVGSADEPVGASGVAHFLEHLLFKATDVLESGEFSATVAANGGRDNAFTSYDYTAYFQRIAADRLELMMQMESNRMNNLRITAEDVETERQVVLEERNQRTENSPNALAREQFRAALFQNHRYGVPIIGWKHEMEELDLQDALDFYDLYYSPNNAILVVAGDVEPEEVLALAETYYGVIPAEDQLPARERPQEPPQRAERRITYVDDRVSQPFLVRMYLAPERDPGAQQEAAALVYLAELLGGSPFTSALGQALQFDTQTAIYTNASYQGASLDDGIFSFAVVPADGVALSAAETAMDETISAFLEAEIDPARMESIRTQLRASEIYALDDVQGLAQRYGAALSQSLTVADVQEWPEILQSVTAEDIKAVAAKVLNRDQSVTGWVVANQEEAR; encoded by the coding sequence ATGACACGCCTGTTCGCCGCTCTGCTCATGATGTTATCGGTTTCGGCCGCGCAAGCCGAAGAAGTCACGACCTATACGCTCGACAACGGCATGGAAGTGGTTGTGATCGAAGACCACCGCGCGCCGGTTGTGGTGCATATGCTCTGGTACAAAGTCGGGTCTGCAGATGAACCAGTTGGTGCCTCCGGTGTGGCGCACTTTCTTGAGCATCTGCTGTTCAAAGCGACTGATGTGCTGGAATCAGGTGAATTCTCGGCAACTGTGGCGGCCAATGGTGGCCGCGACAACGCCTTTACCAGCTATGATTACACGGCCTATTTCCAACGCATTGCCGCCGATCGGCTTGAGCTGATGATGCAGATGGAAAGCAACCGGATGAACAACCTGCGGATCACTGCAGAGGATGTCGAAACCGAACGTCAGGTCGTTCTTGAAGAACGCAATCAGCGCACCGAGAACAGCCCAAATGCGCTCGCCCGTGAACAGTTCCGCGCAGCCTTGTTCCAGAACCACCGCTATGGTGTGCCGATCATCGGCTGGAAGCACGAGATGGAAGAACTTGATTTGCAGGACGCGCTCGACTTCTACGATCTCTACTATTCACCCAATAACGCGATCCTTGTCGTGGCTGGCGATGTTGAACCGGAAGAGGTGCTTGCGCTGGCAGAAACCTACTACGGTGTCATCCCTGCCGAAGATCAGCTTCCCGCACGCGAACGCCCGCAGGAACCGCCACAGCGCGCGGAACGCCGCATCACCTATGTAGACGACCGCGTCAGCCAGCCGTTCCTCGTGCGCATGTATCTGGCACCCGAACGTGACCCGGGCGCGCAGCAAGAGGCAGCAGCCTTGGTCTATCTGGCCGAACTTTTGGGCGGTTCTCCGTTTACATCAGCGCTGGGTCAGGCGCTCCAGTTCGACACGCAGACTGCAATTTATACCAATGCCTCTTATCAAGGCGCATCATTGGATGATGGCATTTTCTCATTCGCTGTCGTCCCTGCTGACGGTGTTGCCCTGTCGGCGGCCGAAACCGCGATGGATGAGACCATCAGCGCGTTCCTAGAGGCAGAGATCGACCCTGCGCGCATGGAAAGTATTCGCACGCAGCTTCGCGCATCCGAAATCTATGCGCTTGATGATGTGCAAGGTCTTGCCCAACGCTATGGCGCGGCCCTATCGCAAAGCCTGACTGTCGCCGATGTGCAGGAATGGCCCGAGATCCTGCAATCCGTGACCGCAGAAGACATCAAAGCAGTCGCCGCCAAAGTGCTGAACCGTGATCAATCCGTGACCGGCTGGGTCGTGGCAAACCAAGAGGAGGCACGCTGA
- the mutL gene encoding DNA mismatch repair endonuclease MutL produces MATADPQIEPRPVIRQLDDAAINRIAAGEVLERPASAVKELIENSVDAGATRIEVVIADGGKTLIRVTDNGCGMTGADLPLALSRHATSKIDGSDLLNIRSFGFRGEALPSLGATGRLTITSRAKGADAAMIAVAGGKTEGVKPAALSAGTVIELRDLFYATPARLKFLRTDRAEAQAVTDVVKRLAMAEPFITFILRDASNGDNRTVFRADAETGDLFDALHGRLQVVLGKDFAENALRIDTQRDGFHLTGYAALPTYSRGAAVAQFLFVNGRPVRDKMLLGALRAAYMDVLSRDRHPVAALFVDCDPTLVDVNVHPAKSEVRFRDPGTVRGLIVSGLRHALADAGHRASTTVANATLGAMTPQPAAPRVYQMDRPSFSARSMTFQAQAPGFGEQPSARFEPVVADEPDHLPLGAARAQVHENYIIAQTEKGIVIVDQHAAHERLVYEKLKAQMAENGVAAQALLIPEVVELSANEAAHLLEIADDLAKFGLTIEPFGGNAVAVRETPAILGEVNAAAMIRDILDELADQGDSASVQARIEAILSRVACHGSIRSGRRMQAAEMNALLREMEATPLSGQCNHGRPTYVELKLADIERLFGRT; encoded by the coding sequence ATGGCCACCGCAGACCCCCAAATAGAGCCGCGCCCCGTGATCCGGCAACTTGATGACGCTGCAATCAACCGGATTGCGGCGGGCGAAGTGCTGGAACGGCCTGCCTCGGCCGTCAAAGAGCTGATCGAAAACAGCGTTGATGCAGGCGCCACCCGCATTGAGGTGGTGATCGCCGATGGCGGCAAGACCCTGATCCGCGTCACAGACAACGGCTGCGGTATGACAGGCGCAGACCTTCCCTTGGCGCTCTCGCGGCACGCAACATCAAAGATCGACGGCTCTGACCTGTTGAACATCCGTTCTTTCGGCTTTCGCGGCGAAGCGCTGCCATCGTTGGGTGCAACAGGTCGCCTGACGATCACATCGCGTGCAAAAGGTGCAGATGCCGCCATGATTGCTGTCGCCGGCGGCAAGACAGAGGGTGTGAAACCGGCGGCGCTTTCCGCTGGCACCGTCATTGAATTGCGCGATCTCTTCTACGCCACCCCTGCCCGCCTGAAGTTCCTGCGCACCGACAGGGCCGAGGCACAGGCGGTCACCGATGTCGTCAAGCGGCTCGCCATGGCCGAACCTTTCATCACCTTCATTCTGCGCGATGCCTCAAACGGGGATAACCGCACGGTGTTTCGTGCCGATGCTGAAACAGGCGATCTTTTTGATGCACTGCACGGACGGTTGCAGGTGGTCTTGGGCAAGGATTTTGCCGAAAACGCCCTGCGGATCGACACCCAGCGCGATGGTTTTCACCTGACAGGCTATGCCGCGCTCCCGACCTATTCACGCGGGGCAGCAGTGGCGCAGTTCCTTTTCGTCAACGGCCGCCCTGTGCGGGACAAGATGCTGCTGGGCGCGTTGCGCGCGGCCTACATGGACGTGCTGTCGCGCGACAGGCATCCGGTGGCGGCGTTGTTCGTGGACTGCGATCCGACATTGGTGGACGTGAACGTCCACCCAGCAAAATCCGAGGTCCGTTTCCGCGATCCGGGAACTGTGCGCGGCTTGATCGTATCCGGCCTGCGACATGCCTTGGCCGACGCGGGGCACCGTGCCTCCACAACCGTGGCGAACGCGACGCTGGGCGCGATGACTCCGCAACCGGCCGCACCCCGCGTTTACCAGATGGACCGTCCCAGTTTCAGCGCACGGTCTATGACCTTTCAGGCACAGGCCCCGGGATTTGGTGAACAACCCTCTGCACGGTTTGAACCGGTGGTGGCGGATGAACCCGATCACCTGCCGCTTGGTGCTGCCCGCGCGCAGGTGCATGAAAACTATATCATCGCGCAAACCGAAAAAGGCATCGTCATCGTTGATCAACATGCCGCACACGAACGGCTGGTCTATGAGAAGCTGAAAGCACAGATGGCTGAAAACGGCGTTGCGGCGCAGGCCCTGCTGATCCCCGAAGTGGTCGAGCTTTCAGCGAACGAAGCGGCGCATTTGCTGGAAATCGCCGATGATCTGGCCAAATTCGGCCTGACCATTGAACCCTTTGGCGGCAATGCTGTGGCTGTGCGCGAGACGCCCGCAATTCTGGGCGAGGTAAACGCCGCAGCAATGATCCGCGATATTCTGGATGAACTTGCCGACCAAGGCGACAGCGCGTCGGTCCAAGCCCGGATCGAGGCAATCCTCAGCCGTGTGGCCTGTCACGGCTCGATCCGCTCTGGCAGGCGCATGCAGGCGGCGGAAATGAACGCGCTTCTCCGTGAAATGGAGGCGACGCCACTATCAGGGCAATGCAACCACGGCCGGCCCACCTATGTTGAACTCAAACTGGCCGATATCGAACGGCTTTTCGGGCGCACATGA
- a CDS encoding ChrR family anti-sigma-E factor, protein MTKIKHHLTEPLLMGYAAGTLPEAFNLVVATHISMCDDCRAALAEYEAVGGEVMMDTAPVDVAEDALAATLALIDSGKFADKPAPRRTKDSVFPGPLQDYVTGDIDSLKWRKVGGGVSQLVLKTSKDASVRLLRIPAGTAVPDHGHRGTELTLVLQGAFTDEEDRFGAGDVEVANEDLNHTPVAEEGMDCICLAATDAPLRFNGLVPRIAQRFIGI, encoded by the coding sequence ATGACAAAAATAAAACATCACCTGACCGAGCCCCTTTTGATGGGCTATGCCGCCGGTACGCTGCCGGAGGCCTTTAATCTGGTCGTGGCGACCCACATCAGCATGTGTGACGATTGTCGCGCGGCCTTGGCCGAATATGAAGCCGTCGGCGGCGAGGTCATGATGGATACAGCGCCTGTTGATGTGGCCGAGGATGCACTGGCTGCGACACTCGCCTTGATTGACAGTGGCAAGTTTGCGGACAAGCCGGCACCGCGGCGTACAAAAGACAGCGTGTTCCCGGGCCCTCTTCAGGATTATGTCACAGGCGATATCGACAGTCTGAAATGGCGCAAAGTCGGTGGCGGTGTAAGCCAACTGGTACTGAAAACATCAAAAGACGCCAGCGTCCGCCTATTGCGGATTCCGGCAGGTACGGCTGTTCCGGATCACGGACACCGCGGGACAGAGCTTACGCTAGTGCTGCAGGGCGCCTTTACGGACGAAGAAGACCGCTTTGGCGCGGGTGACGTTGAGGTTGCCAACGAAGATTTGAACCACACGCCAGTCGCTGAGGAAGGTATGGATTGTATCTGTCTTGCCGCAACAGATGCGCCGCTCCGGTTCAACGGTTTGGTTCCCCGCATCGCGCAGCGTTTCATTGGCATCTAA
- a CDS encoding NAD(P)/FAD-dependent oxidoreductase gives MPFETGTIAPKKIAVIGAGISGMGAAHALAQNHQVVLYEAEGRLGGHARTRMAGKNGDQAVDTGFIVFNYANYPHLTKLFGDLDVPVTKSNMSFGASFSGGRMEYGLASMNALFAQRSNIASPRFLRMVRDILKFNAKGLEASQDETLTIGQLLKKLKLSDYFRDHYLLPFSGAIWSTPKEKILDFPAYAMMKFFDNHALLSATGQHQWYTVDGGSREYVTRLGADMMKRGVETRLGAPIDAVRRTQAGAEVKTDGAEWEAFDEVVFATHSDDTLAMLSDATAIEQSVLGAVRYQANKVVLHSDTSIMPKRRQVWSSWIYSEDAQRTDTEINLTYWMNSLQPWLKAEEMMVTLNSNRPIKEELIWDEVTLRHPVYDLEAIAAQDAAAAMNGANRTWFCGAWMKNGFHEDGLSSALDVVRSLDARARMNVAAE, from the coding sequence ATGCCATTCGAAACCGGGACGATCGCGCCCAAGAAAATTGCGGTCATTGGTGCCGGTATTTCGGGAATGGGCGCTGCACATGCGCTCGCACAAAACCACCAAGTTGTGTTGTATGAAGCAGAGGGGCGTCTTGGCGGCCATGCACGCACACGGATGGCGGGCAAGAACGGCGATCAGGCTGTGGATACGGGCTTTATCGTTTTCAACTATGCCAATTACCCACATCTGACAAAGCTGTTCGGCGACCTCGATGTGCCGGTTACAAAAAGCAACATGAGCTTTGGCGCATCGTTCAGCGGAGGCCGCATGGAATATGGCCTTGCCAGCATGAACGCGCTCTTCGCCCAGCGCAGCAATATCGCAAGCCCGCGCTTTTTACGCATGGTCCGCGATATTCTGAAATTCAACGCGAAAGGCCTCGAGGCAAGTCAGGATGAGACGCTGACCATCGGCCAGTTGTTGAAGAAACTGAAACTCAGCGATTATTTCCGCGATCATTATCTGCTGCCATTTTCGGGCGCGATCTGGTCGACCCCGAAAGAAAAGATTCTCGATTTTCCTGCCTATGCAATGATGAAGTTTTTTGACAACCACGCACTTCTCAGCGCAACGGGCCAGCACCAGTGGTACACGGTTGATGGCGGGTCGCGTGAATATGTCACGCGGCTTGGGGCGGATATGATGAAACGCGGTGTTGAAACCCGTCTCGGCGCGCCAATTGATGCGGTACGCCGCACGCAGGCTGGTGCCGAAGTCAAAACAGATGGCGCGGAATGGGAGGCCTTTGACGAGGTGGTCTTTGCCACCCATTCCGACGATACGCTGGCGATGCTGTCGGACGCCACAGCCATTGAGCAATCTGTGCTCGGCGCGGTGCGGTATCAAGCCAACAAGGTGGTTCTGCACTCTGATACATCCATCATGCCCAAGCGCCGTCAGGTCTGGTCGTCGTGGATCTATTCCGAGGATGCCCAGCGCACCGATACCGAGATCAACTTGACCTACTGGATGAATTCGCTGCAGCCTTGGCTGAAAGCCGAGGAGATGATGGTCACTCTGAACAGCAATCGTCCGATCAAGGAAGAACTGATCTGGGACGAAGTCACACTGCGCCACCCCGTCTATGATCTTGAAGCGATTGCCGCACAGGACGCGGCGGCGGCGATGAACGGCGCGAACCGGACGTGGTTTTGCGGTGCATGGATGAAGAACGGGTTCCATGAGGATGGCCTGTCGAGCGCCTTGGATGTCGTGCGCTCACTCGACGCGCGTGCGCGGATGAACGTCGCGGCGGAGTGA
- a CDS encoding M16 family metallopeptidase encodes MLRILIAFCLTVVATTARAELDIKQVTSPGGINAWVVEEPAIPFVALEIRIQGGGTLDLPGKRGATNLMAALLEEGSGDMTAQEFQTALEDLAASFSFRAFDDRMQISARFLTENKEEAIALLRQALIAPRFDQDALDRVRAQVIAGINSDAKSPNAIASSTFYANAFGEHPYGSSIDGTIDSVTALTRDDMFEAHRNALVLDRLYVSVVGDTSAETVGAMLDDLLGDLPAEGPPLAEDVAFGLDGGVTVFDFETPQSVAFFGQAGLKRDDEDFFAAFILNHILGAGGFESRLMTEVREKRGLTYGIGTSLVPKYHAEMILGSVASSNETIAEAIAVTRSEWQRMAREGVTAEELEVAKTYLTGEYPLRFDGNAEIASIMAGMQMIGLTPDYVVDRNSFVEAVTLEDVNRVAAELLQPDGLHFVVVGQPEGLESTQ; translated from the coding sequence ATGCTGCGTATTCTGATTGCATTTTGCCTGACCGTTGTCGCCACAACGGCGCGGGCGGAACTGGACATCAAACAAGTCACTTCGCCTGGCGGAATCAATGCATGGGTTGTCGAGGAACCTGCAATCCCGTTTGTGGCTCTCGAAATCCGTATTCAGGGTGGTGGTACGCTTGACCTGCCCGGCAAGCGTGGCGCGACGAACCTGATGGCCGCACTTCTGGAAGAAGGGTCCGGCGACATGACGGCGCAAGAGTTCCAGACCGCGCTGGAAGATCTTGCCGCCAGTTTCTCATTCCGCGCATTTGACGACAGAATGCAAATTTCGGCGCGCTTCCTGACCGAAAACAAAGAAGAAGCCATCGCCTTGTTGCGGCAGGCCCTTATCGCGCCGCGCTTTGACCAAGACGCGCTGGATCGTGTGCGTGCACAGGTCATTGCGGGCATCAACAGCGATGCCAAGAGCCCCAATGCGATCGCAAGTTCAACATTCTACGCCAACGCTTTCGGTGAGCACCCATATGGGTCCAGCATTGACGGCACGATCGACTCTGTCACTGCGCTGACGCGTGACGACATGTTCGAGGCGCACCGCAATGCGCTGGTTCTTGATCGGCTTTATGTGTCCGTTGTTGGCGACACGAGCGCCGAAACCGTGGGTGCCATGCTTGATGACCTGTTGGGTGATTTGCCCGCAGAGGGCCCGCCTTTGGCCGAAGACGTGGCCTTTGGCCTGGATGGGGGGGTCACGGTTTTTGACTTTGAAACCCCTCAATCTGTGGCCTTCTTCGGACAGGCAGGCCTGAAACGTGATGATGAGGACTTTTTCGCCGCTTTCATACTGAACCACATTCTGGGTGCGGGTGGCTTTGAATCCCGCCTGATGACCGAGGTGCGTGAAAAGCGCGGCCTGACTTATGGCATCGGTACGTCCCTTGTGCCCAAATACCATGCCGAAATGATCCTTGGCTCTGTCGCCTCGTCGAACGAGACAATCGCCGAAGCCATTGCAGTGACGCGCAGTGAATGGCAACGGATGGCGCGCGAGGGTGTGACAGCGGAAGAGCTTGAAGTGGCCAAGACCTATCTGACGGGTGAATACCCTTTGCGATTTGACGGAAATGCCGAAATTGCAAGCATCATGGCAGGGATGCAGATGATCGGCCTGACGCCGGATTATGTGGTGGACCGCAACAGTTTTGTTGAAGCCGTGACGCTGGAAGACGTGAACCGTGTCGCTGCCGAATTGCTACAACCCGACGGGCTGCACTTTGTTGTGGTTGGTCAGCCCGAGGGGCTTGAATCGACGCAGTAG
- a CDS encoding DUF1365 domain-containing protein produces MTSTVQHIAAETYHGRRGAVKNAFRYSIDYVLLDAEAELATPTLFSRNAGNLMSLHDNDHGGASKAGVGAAWVRNVLSAYEIEDAVRIELLAQPRVLGHVFNPVSFWLCYDADDALTTVIAEVTNTFGDRHSYLCRHADGRAITKDETLSAQKLMHVSPFQPIEGGYTFRFDMQPDAIGIWIDYSRGNGGLIATLTGPRKPITNTAIIKAALRRPFGSRRVLALIHWQAVKLWWKGATFRSQPEPPADEVSR; encoded by the coding sequence GTGACATCCACCGTTCAACATATCGCAGCTGAGACCTACCACGGACGGCGGGGGGCGGTAAAAAACGCCTTTCGCTATTCGATCGACTATGTGTTGCTGGACGCGGAGGCCGAACTGGCAACCCCGACCCTGTTTTCGCGCAATGCAGGCAACCTGATGTCACTGCATGACAATGATCATGGTGGCGCATCCAAGGCCGGTGTCGGAGCCGCGTGGGTGCGGAACGTGCTTTCAGCTTATGAGATAGAGGATGCTGTACGTATTGAACTTCTCGCTCAGCCCCGCGTTCTGGGTCATGTGTTCAACCCTGTTTCCTTCTGGCTTTGCTATGATGCGGATGACGCGCTGACCACAGTGATTGCCGAGGTGACAAATACCTTTGGCGATCGCCATTCCTACTTGTGTCGTCATGCGGACGGCCGTGCGATCACCAAGGACGAAACACTGTCGGCACAAAAACTGATGCATGTCTCGCCGTTCCAGCCAATCGAGGGCGGCTATACGTTTCGTTTTGATATGCAGCCTGACGCGATTGGCATCTGGATTGATTATTCACGCGGCAACGGCGGGCTGATTGCCACGCTGACAGGGCCACGCAAACCCATCACCAATACAGCGATCATCAAGGCGGCGCTCCGGCGACCCTTCGGGTCTCGTCGCGTGCTGGCACTCATCCATTGGCAGGCGGTCAAACTCTGGTGGAAAGGTGCAACGTTCCGGTCGCAGCCCGAACCACCCGCCGACGAGGTGAGCCGGTGA
- a CDS encoding DUF3035 domain-containing protein yields MTKRNRRDLALGLSYTNPTNPEGSLMRALSFSVLALILVTACGNTDRPLRDLRSASGGPDEFAVIPFDPLEIPETRALPDPTPGGENRADPTPNADAIRALGGSPAAVFAGGIPSGDAALLARTNRYGVDPAIRAQLAAEDDATLRRARRSNLFNPLGRDRYFPAYKRQALDAPAELARLGGLGVAVPEIPAEAIKARELASAPLLERLGFRGDCVFTTEGSPDGRLRRVCPPDEEAEEE; encoded by the coding sequence ATGACAAAAAGAAATCGGCGTGACCTTGCGCTTGGCTTGAGCTACACAAACCCCACCAACCCTGAGGGATCATTGATGCGTGCGCTTTCCTTTTCTGTTCTGGCCCTAATTTTGGTCACCGCCTGTGGCAACACGGATCGTCCCCTGCGCGATTTGCGCTCGGCCAGTGGCGGGCCTGACGAGTTCGCCGTGATCCCGTTTGATCCGCTGGAAATCCCTGAAACGCGCGCCTTGCCTGACCCCACACCGGGCGGTGAAAACCGCGCTGATCCGACACCAAACGCTGATGCGATCCGCGCTTTGGGCGGATCACCTGCTGCAGTGTTTGCAGGCGGTATTCCTTCCGGTGATGCGGCGCTTCTGGCACGGACGAACCGATATGGCGTGGACCCGGCGATCCGCGCACAGCTTGCAGCAGAAGATGATGCGACGCTGCGTCGCGCTCGGCGCAGCAACCTGTTCAATCCCCTTGGGCGGGACAGATATTTTCCCGCATATAAGCGTCAGGCTCTTGATGCGCCAGCCGAATTGGCACGTCTTGGCGGGCTGGGCGTTGCTGTTCCGGAAATTCCTGCCGAAGCCATTAAGGCAAGAGAGCTTGCATCAGCCCCCTTGCTAGAACGGTTAGGGTTCCGTGGAGACTGTGTTTTCACAACCGAAGGATCACCGGACGGTCGCTTGCGCCGCGTCTGCCCGCCTGACGAAGAAGCAGAAGAAGAATAG